A stretch of the Marivirga tractuosa DSM 4126 genome encodes the following:
- the rpsQ gene encoding 30S ribosomal protein S17 has translation MERNLRKERVGLVVSNKMDKSITVSVERKVKHPMYGKFVKKNTKFMAHDEANDCTIGDTVRIQETRPMSKNKKWRLVEIVERAK, from the coding sequence ATGGAAAGAAACCTTAGAAAGGAAAGAGTAGGGTTAGTTGTAAGTAACAAAATGGACAAGTCCATTACCGTTTCTGTAGAAAGAAAGGTTAAACACCCTATGTATGGTAAATTCGTAAAGAAAAATACCAAATTCATGGCTCATGATGAGGCTAATGATTGTACAATTGGCGATACCGTCAGAATACAAGAAACTAGACCGATGAGCAAGAATAAAAAATGGAGATTAGTAGAAATCGTAGAAAGAGCTAAATAA
- the rplN gene encoding 50S ribosomal protein L14 → MIQQESRLSVADNSGAKEVLCIRVLGGTKKRYASIGDKVIVTVKSALSSSNLKKGTVSRAVIVRTKKEVRRKDGSYIRFEDNAAVLLNPNDEPRGTRIFGPVARELREKQFMKIVSLAPEVL, encoded by the coding sequence ATGATACAACAAGAATCAAGATTAAGTGTTGCGGATAATAGTGGTGCCAAAGAGGTATTATGTATTCGCGTATTGGGCGGTACTAAGAAAAGGTATGCTTCCATTGGTGATAAAGTGATTGTAACTGTTAAGTCTGCTCTTTCTTCAAGTAACTTGAAAAAAGGTACCGTTTCTAGAGCTGTCATCGTACGCACTAAGAAAGAGGTGAGAAGAAAAGATGGTTCTTATATTCGTTTCGAAGATAATGCAGCTGTATTATTGAACCCTAATGATGAGCCAAGAGGTACTCGTATTTTCGGGCCTGTTGCTAGAGAATTGCGTGAAAAGCAATTCATGAAAATTGTTTCTTTAGCACCTGAAGTATTATAA
- the rplX gene encoding 50S ribosomal protein L24 has product MERRKNKQQKFHIRKGDTVKVIAGNAKGKTGTVLEMIGEKDRAIVEGANIVTKHKKPSANSPQGGIDKVEAPIHISNLMLVDPATGDATRTGRKLDENGKLQRYSKKTGEVIKNG; this is encoded by the coding sequence ATGGAAAGGAGAAAAAATAAACAACAGAAATTTCATATCCGAAAGGGTGATACTGTTAAAGTGATCGCTGGTAACGCCAAAGGTAAAACTGGAACGGTATTGGAAATGATAGGTGAGAAAGATAGAGCTATCGTAGAAGGAGCTAATATTGTAACAAAACATAAAAAGCCTTCTGCTAATAGTCCTCAAGGTGGTATCGATAAAGTTGAAGCACCAATTCACATCAGTAACTTGATGTTGGTTGATCCTGCAACGGGCGATGCAACGAGAACTGGGCGTAAGCTTGACGAAAACGGTAAATTGCAAAGATATTCAAAAAAAACGGGGGAGGTGATCAAAAATGGCTAA
- the rplE gene encoding 50S ribosomal protein L5: protein MANPRIKDLYLGEIIPALKEKFQYSSAMEVPKLTKIVINKGIGAATADKKLVDIGVEELTMITGQKAVPTYAKNSISNFKLREGMPIGAKVTLRGEKMYEFLDRLLSVSLPRVRDFQGVKDKGFDGRGNYTLGVKEQIIFPEISIDKVSTISGMDITFVTTAKTDEESFELLKAFGMPFASKNNK, encoded by the coding sequence ATGGCTAATCCAAGAATAAAAGATTTATACCTGGGTGAAATAATTCCCGCTTTGAAAGAGAAATTTCAATATAGCTCTGCAATGGAAGTTCCTAAGCTCACAAAAATTGTGATCAACAAAGGAATTGGAGCAGCAACTGCTGATAAAAAATTAGTGGATATAGGAGTTGAGGAATTGACTATGATAACTGGTCAAAAAGCGGTTCCTACTTATGCTAAAAATTCTATTTCGAATTTTAAGTTAAGAGAAGGGATGCCTATTGGAGCTAAAGTTACACTAAGAGGTGAGAAAATGTACGAGTTTTTGGATAGATTATTATCTGTTTCTTTACCTCGTGTACGTGACTTTCAAGGTGTGAAAGATAAAGGCTTTGACGGAAGAGGTAATTATACCCTTGGTGTTAAAGAACAAATTATTTTTCCGGAAATAAGCATTGATAAAGTTTCAACTATTTCCGGTATGGATATTACTTTTGTAACCACTGCAAAAACGGACGAAGAGAGTTTTGAATTATTAAAAGCTTTCGGAATGCCATTTGCCAGTAAAAACAATAAATAA
- the rpsN gene encoding 30S ribosomal protein S14, which yields MARKAVIAREKKRERLVAKYAAKRAELKANGDYEALDKLPKNASPVRLHNRCKLTGRPKGYMRKFGISRVTFREMASQGKIPGVTKASW from the coding sequence ATGGCTAGAAAAGCAGTAATTGCCAGAGAAAAGAAAAGAGAGAGATTAGTCGCTAAGTATGCAGCCAAAAGAGCTGAGTTAAAAGCAAATGGTGACTATGAGGCTTTAGATAAATTACCAAAAAATGCATCTCCAGTAAGATTACATAACAGATGTAAATTAACTGGTCGTCCTAAGGGATATATGCGAAAATTTGGAATATCAAGGGTAACCTTCCGTGAAATGGCTTCACAAGGTAAAATACCAGGGGTAACCAAAGCAAGTTGGTGA
- the rpsH gene encoding 30S ribosomal protein S8: MVTDPIADFLTRVRNAIKANHRIVEVPASNLKKSMTKVLHEKGYILNYKFEEDNGQGNIKIALKYDPETKTPAISNLERVSKPGLRKYSDSENLPRVLNGLGVAIMSTSKGVITDKEARTLKVGGEVLCYVY; this comes from the coding sequence ATGGTAACTGATCCAATAGCTGATTTTCTTACAAGGGTTCGTAATGCTATAAAAGCAAATCACCGAATCGTAGAAGTACCGGCATCAAACTTGAAAAAAAGTATGACCAAAGTACTTCATGAAAAAGGTTATATCCTGAATTATAAATTCGAGGAAGATAACGGACAAGGTAATATTAAGATTGCTTTGAAATATGATCCTGAAACAAAAACTCCAGCTATTTCTAACTTGGAGAGAGTTTCAAAACCAGGGTTGAGAAAATACTCTGATTCTGAAAACTTACCGAGAGTTTTAAATGGTTTAGGTGTTGCGATTATGTCAACTTCTAAGGGAGTTATCACTGATAAAGAAGCTAGAACGCTTAAAGTTGGTGGTGAAGTATTGTGCTACGTATATTAA
- the rplF gene encoding 50S ribosomal protein L6: MSRIGKSLIKLPQDVTLEIAKDNLVTVKGSKGTLTQQVDTAISVKNTDGVVQLERATESKRHKAMHGLYRALLNNMVTGVSEGYKKQLELVGVGYKATVQGNILELNVGYSHSIFLGLPDEVKASAETVKGQNPIVTLESFDKQLIGQVAAKIKSLRTVEPYKGKGIRFVGEQVRRKAGKTAAK, translated from the coding sequence ATGTCACGAATAGGTAAAAGTCTTATAAAACTGCCTCAAGATGTAACACTTGAAATTGCTAAGGATAACTTAGTAACAGTAAAGGGTTCTAAAGGTACTTTAACGCAGCAAGTTGATACTGCTATTTCTGTTAAAAATACTGATGGAGTAGTGCAACTAGAAAGAGCTACAGAATCTAAAAGACATAAAGCAATGCACGGTTTGTACAGAGCTTTATTGAATAATATGGTTACTGGAGTATCTGAGGGCTACAAAAAACAATTAGAACTTGTAGGGGTAGGATATAAAGCTACTGTACAGGGTAATATATTGGAGTTAAACGTAGGTTATTCTCACAGTATATTTTTAGGTTTACCTGATGAGGTAAAAGCTTCTGCAGAAACGGTTAAAGGTCAAAATCCTATCGTTACTTTAGAAAGCTTTGATAAACAATTAATTGGTCAAGTAGCTGCAAAAATCAAGTCCTTACGTACTGTTGAACCGTACAAAGGAAAAGGAATTAGGTTTGTGGGTGAACAAGTTAGACGTAAAGCAGGTAAAACTGCCGCTAAATAA
- the rplR gene encoding 50S ribosomal protein L18, with protein MAISKQDRRARIKLGIRRKISGTAETPRLTVFKSNRAIYAQVIDDLKGHTLVAANSLELGAKSNADIDTASKVGETLAERAKDAGIKSIVFDRGGYRFHGRVKALADGARKGGLKF; from the coding sequence ATGGCTATTAGTAAACAAGATAGACGAGCTCGAATAAAATTAGGAATTCGTAGAAAGATTTCCGGAACTGCTGAAACACCTCGTTTGACGGTATTTAAAAGTAACCGTGCCATTTACGCACAAGTAATCGATGATTTAAAAGGTCATACTTTAGTTGCTGCAAATTCTTTAGAATTAGGTGCTAAAAGTAATGCTGACATCGATACGGCATCAAAAGTTGGTGAAACACTGGCCGAAAGAGCTAAAGATGCAGGTATCAAATCAATTGTATTTGATAGAGGTGGTTATAGATTTCATGGAAGAGTAAAAGCATTGGCTGACGGTGCTCGTAAAGGTGGCTTAAAATTCTAA
- the rpsE gene encoding 30S ribosomal protein S5: MSQSNIKSVRASEIELKEKVVAIKRVAKVVKGGRRFSFSAIVVVGDGNGVVGYGLGKANEVTDAITKGIDDAKKNLVKVPILKGTVPHEQIGKYSGGFVLVKPASPGTGVIAGGAMRAVFESAGVHNVLAKSKGSSNPHNVVKATFDALLKLRDPYTVAKDRGIALSNVFNG, translated from the coding sequence ATGTCTCAGAGTAATATAAAATCTGTTAGAGCAAGCGAAATCGAACTGAAAGAGAAGGTAGTAGCTATTAAAAGAGTTGCTAAGGTAGTGAAAGGTGGTAGAAGATTTAGCTTCTCTGCAATCGTAGTTGTGGGAGATGGTAATGGTGTTGTTGGTTATGGATTGGGTAAAGCCAATGAGGTAACTGATGCTATTACTAAAGGAATTGATGATGCTAAAAAGAATTTGGTGAAAGTGCCTATTCTTAAAGGTACTGTTCCTCACGAACAAATTGGTAAATATAGTGGTGGTTTCGTATTGGTGAAGCCTGCATCTCCAGGTACTGGGGTGATTGCAGGTGGTGCGATGCGTGCTGTTTTCGAAAGTGCTGGTGTTCACAACGTTTTAGCAAAATCTAAAGGTTCTTCAAATCCGCACAACGTGGTAAAAGCTACTTTTGATGCGCTACTTAAGTTAAGAGATCCTTATACAGTAGCAAAGGATAGAGGAATTGCACTTTCTAATGTATTTAATGGTTAA
- the rpmD gene encoding 50S ribosomal protein L30 has translation MAKKIKVTQTRSVIGRPKDQKLTIQALGLGRINKTVTKESTPQIEGMLRKVDHLVNVTEG, from the coding sequence ATGGCTAAGAAAATTAAAGTAACACAAACAAGAAGTGTAATAGGAAGACCAAAAGACCAAAAGTTGACAATTCAAGCTTTAGGTTTAGGTAGAATTAATAAAACTGTGACTAAAGAATCAACTCCTCAAATAGAAGGTATGTTGAGAAAAGTAGATCACTTAGTTAATGTAACTGAAGGATAA
- the rplO gene encoding 50S ribosomal protein L15 — translation MKLHTLKPAEGSIKDRKRIGRGQGSGAAGTAGRGHKGAKSRSGYSSKQGFEGGQMPLQRRVPKFGFNNINRVSYKAINLSDLQTLQEKYSVDTIDLDLLKSKGLVAKNDLVKILGNGTLKAKLNVTANAFSKTALEAIEKAGGTASKI, via the coding sequence ATGAAATTACATACATTAAAACCAGCAGAAGGTTCTATTAAAGATAGAAAGCGTATTGGTAGAGGACAGGGTTCTGGAGCTGCCGGTACTGCAGGAAGAGGTCATAAAGGAGCAAAATCAAGAAGTGGTTATTCTTCAAAACAGGGTTTTGAGGGTGGTCAAATGCCATTGCAAAGAAGAGTTCCAAAATTTGGTTTCAATAACATCAATAGAGTAAGCTACAAGGCGATCAATTTAAGTGATCTTCAAACGCTTCAAGAGAAGTATAGTGTGGATACTATTGATTTAGACTTATTGAAAAGCAAAGGACTTGTTGCTAAAAATGACTTGGTTAAAATTTTAGGAAACGGAACCTTAAAGGCTAAATTGAATGTTACAGCTAATGCATTTTCTAAAACTGCGTTAGAGGCAATCGAGAAAGCTGGAGGAACTGCATCAAAAATATAA
- the secY gene encoding preprotein translocase subunit SecY encodes MNRFFSTIKNIFSIEELRDRILNTIGFLIIFRLGSFVVLPGVDPSKLSGDAQGIFGLLDTILGGAFSNASIFALGIMPYISASIVIQLLTVAVPYFQKMQKEGESGRKKITQITRVLTIAITFVQGVSYVAGTIPSEAIMMSQTFFTFTSVIVLTAGTIFCMWLGEKITDKGIGNGISMLIMIGIISRFPGSIVAEAISLGMSGLLFFILEIVALFFVVMVTVMLVQATRRIPVQYAKQVVGGRVYGGQRQYIPLKVNASGVMPIIFAQSLMFLPALLANLWADDSDTAAYIGNVFSDFQSWQYNLTFALLIIVFTFLYTAITINPSQIADDMKRNGGFVPGIKPGKETSDFIDNILTKITLPGSIYLALIAILPAFVARAGVGTQFSQFFGGTSLIIMVGVILDTLQQIESYLLMRHYEGMMKSGKVKGSSSQRTAVA; translated from the coding sequence ATGAATCGTTTTTTTTCTACCATAAAGAATATTTTCTCTATAGAGGAGCTTAGAGATAGAATTTTAAATACCATTGGGTTTTTAATTATTTTCCGATTAGGCTCTTTTGTGGTTTTACCAGGAGTGGATCCTTCTAAATTGTCGGGAGATGCTCAAGGTATATTCGGTCTTTTAGATACCATCTTAGGTGGAGCATTTTCAAATGCATCCATCTTTGCGTTAGGTATAATGCCTTATATTTCTGCAAGTATTGTGATCCAGTTATTAACAGTAGCGGTTCCTTACTTTCAAAAAATGCAGAAGGAAGGGGAATCTGGTAGAAAAAAGATTACTCAAATAACTAGGGTGTTGACAATCGCTATCACCTTTGTTCAAGGTGTTAGTTATGTTGCTGGAACTATTCCAAGTGAGGCAATTATGATGAGTCAAACATTTTTTACCTTCACTTCAGTAATTGTCCTTACAGCTGGTACAATCTTTTGTATGTGGTTAGGAGAGAAAATTACTGATAAAGGTATTGGAAATGGTATTTCTATGTTGATTATGATAGGGATTATTTCTCGTTTCCCTGGTTCGATCGTGGCAGAAGCTATATCTCTAGGAATGAGTGGTTTATTGTTCTTTATTTTAGAGATAGTAGCCTTGTTCTTTGTAGTTATGGTTACTGTTATGTTGGTTCAGGCTACAAGAAGAATACCAGTTCAATATGCTAAGCAGGTTGTAGGCGGAAGAGTTTATGGTGGCCAACGCCAATATATCCCATTAAAGGTGAATGCATCAGGTGTAATGCCTATTATATTTGCCCAGTCACTAATGTTCTTACCTGCTCTATTAGCAAACTTATGGGCGGATGACAGTGATACTGCTGCTTATATTGGGAATGTTTTTTCTGACTTCCAAAGCTGGCAATATAATTTAACATTTGCTTTATTAATAATAGTATTTACTTTCTTATATACGGCTATTACGATTAATCCTAGTCAAATAGCAGATGATATGAAAAGAAATGGTGGTTTCGTTCCAGGTATTAAGCCAGGGAAAGAGACTTCGGATTTTATAGATAATATTTTAACTAAAATTACTTTGCCTGGGTCAATTTACTTAGCATTGATTGCAATATTACCTGCTTTTGTTGCTAGGGCTGGAGTTGGAACTCAATTCTCTCAATTTTTTGGTGGAACATCCCTAATCATTATGGTTGGTGTTATTTTGGATACCTTACAGCAAATTGAGAGTTATTTATTGATGCGTCATTATGAAGGAATGATGAAGTCAGGTAAGGTAAAAGGTAGTTCATCACAAAGAACAGCGGTAGCTTAA
- the infA gene encoding translation initiation factor IF-1 has product MAKQSSIEQDGTITEALSNAMFRVELSNGHEVIAHISGKMRMNYIKILPGDKVKLEMSPYDLTKGRIVYRYK; this is encoded by the coding sequence ATGGCAAAACAAAGTTCAATAGAGCAAGATGGAACAATAACAGAAGCATTATCAAATGCAATGTTTCGTGTTGAATTAAGTAATGGTCATGAGGTGATAGCTCATATTTCCGGAAAGATGAGAATGAATTATATTAAAATTCTTCCTGGGGATAAAGTGAAGTTGGAGATGTCTCCTTATGATTTAACAAAAGGTAGAATAGTATACAGGTACAAATAA
- the ykgO gene encoding type B 50S ribosomal protein L36, whose amino-acid sequence MKVKASIKKRSVDCKVVRRNGKLYVINKKNPRFKQRQG is encoded by the coding sequence ATGAAAGTTAAAGCTTCAATCAAAAAGAGAAGTGTTGATTGTAAAGTAGTCCGAAGAAACGGTAAGCTTTATGTGATCAACAAGAAGAATCCACGTTTCAAACAAAGACAAGGGTAA
- the rpsM gene encoding 30S ribosomal protein S13, protein MARVSGVDIPDNKRGVISLTYIFGLGKSSSAKILEMAGVDADKKVSDWTDDEANSIRTVISENFKTEGVLKSEVQMSIKRLLDIGCYRGLRHRKGLPLRGQRTKNNSRTRKGKRKTIANKKKATK, encoded by the coding sequence ATGGCAAGAGTTTCCGGAGTAGATATTCCTGATAATAAAAGGGGAGTTATATCATTGACCTACATTTTTGGTCTTGGTAAAAGTTCATCAGCAAAGATTTTAGAAATGGCTGGTGTTGACGCTGATAAAAAAGTAAGTGATTGGACTGATGACGAAGCAAATAGCATTAGAACAGTCATTAGTGAAAACTTCAAAACAGAAGGTGTTTTAAAATCTGAGGTTCAAATGAGCATCAAAAGGTTATTAGATATCGGATGTTACAGAGGTTTACGTCACAGAAAGGGGCTTCCATTAAGAGGGCAGAGAACTAAAAATAACTCTCGTACTCGTAAGGGAAAAAGGAAGACTATTGCAAATAAAAAGAAAGCTACTAAGTAA
- the rpsK gene encoding 30S ribosomal protein S11 — translation MAQKRKDKAKKRVVNVEAIGQAHIRASFNNIIISLTNSTGQVISWASAGKMGFKGSKKNTPYAGQVAAQNAAQTAYDLGLRKVEVYVKGPGAGRDSAIRTIQNTGIEVTVIKDVTPLPHNGCRPPKRRRV, via the coding sequence ATGGCTCAAAAGAGAAAAGATAAAGCTAAAAAAAGAGTTGTTAATGTTGAAGCTATCGGACAGGCACACATCAGAGCTTCGTTCAATAACATCATCATTTCATTAACAAACTCAACAGGTCAAGTTATTTCCTGGGCATCTGCCGGAAAAATGGGGTTTAAGGGTTCTAAGAAGAACACTCCATACGCTGGACAAGTTGCAGCTCAAAATGCTGCACAGACTGCCTATGATTTAGGTCTTAGGAAAGTTGAAGTATATGTAAAAGGACCTGGCGCAGGAAGAGATTCTGCAATCAGAACTATACAGAATACAGGTATTGAAGTAACGGTGATTAAAGATGTTACTCCATTACCACATAATGGATGTCGTCCACCTAAAAGACGTAGGGTTTAA
- the rpsD gene encoding 30S ribosomal protein S4 — MARYKGPKSKIARRFNEPIFGASKALSKKAYPPGQHGRGRRRKQSEYAIQLMEKQKAKYTYGVLEKQFANLFDKASRKKGITGEVLLQLLESRLDNVVFRLGIAPTRRAARQLVGHKHILVNGEILNIPSYQVKESDVIGVREKSKSLEAITDSLSSNTASKYSWLEFDKSSMSGKFVNIPQREDIPENINEQLIVELYSK, encoded by the coding sequence ATGGCTAGATATAAAGGACCAAAATCCAAAATAGCAAGAAGGTTTAACGAACCAATTTTTGGTGCAAGTAAAGCATTATCCAAAAAAGCTTATCCTCCTGGGCAACATGGCAGAGGAAGACGTAGAAAACAGTCTGAATATGCTATACAGCTTATGGAAAAGCAAAAAGCTAAATACACTTACGGTGTTTTAGAGAAGCAATTTGCTAATTTATTTGATAAAGCTTCTAGAAAGAAAGGTATTACTGGTGAGGTATTACTTCAATTATTGGAAAGCAGATTGGATAACGTAGTTTTTAGATTAGGAATTGCTCCTACTAGAAGAGCTGCTAGACAATTGGTAGGTCACAAACATATTTTGGTAAATGGTGAGATTTTAAATATCCCATCTTACCAAGTAAAAGAAAGTGATGTGATTGGTGTAAGAGAAAAATCTAAATCTCTAGAGGCTATTACTGATAGTCTTTCATCAAATACAGCATCAAAGTATTCTTGGTTAGAATTTGATAAGTCTTCAATGTCAGGGAAATTTGTAAATATTCCTCAAAGAGAAGATATTCCAGAGAATATTAATGAGCAACTAATTGTCGAGTTGTACTCAAAATAA
- a CDS encoding DNA-directed RNA polymerase subunit alpha: MSILAFQMPEKVAMEKADDFHGLFTFKPLEKGYGVTVGNALRRILLSSLEGYAITGIKIPGVLHEFSAVEGVVEDVSELILNLKMVRFKKIAETADNKINISLKNTKEFKAGDINKFTTAFEILNPDLLICHMDESINFEIELTIEKGRGYVSSEENTLVDQVADYIAIDSIFTPIKNVKYSVENTRVEQKTDYEQLVLDIETDGSIHPEVALKGAANILIKHFMLFSDQNMVLDAGGSDEPEAVDEEMLHMRKLLKTALNDLDLSVRAYNCLKAADVKTLGDLVALEISDMMKFRNFGKKSLAELEQLVADKGLTFGMDLSKYKLDEE; encoded by the coding sequence ATGTCCATTTTAGCATTCCAAATGCCTGAAAAGGTTGCAATGGAGAAAGCAGACGATTTTCACGGGCTTTTTACATTCAAACCATTAGAAAAAGGATATGGTGTTACAGTAGGTAATGCCCTAAGAAGAATTTTGTTATCTTCACTTGAAGGTTATGCTATAACTGGGATAAAAATTCCTGGTGTATTGCATGAGTTTTCTGCAGTTGAAGGTGTTGTGGAAGATGTTTCTGAATTAATCTTGAATCTTAAAATGGTAAGATTTAAGAAGATTGCTGAGACTGCTGACAACAAAATTAATATTTCTCTAAAAAACACTAAGGAATTCAAGGCTGGTGACATTAATAAGTTCACAACCGCTTTTGAAATCTTAAACCCAGATTTGTTGATTTGCCACATGGATGAATCAATAAATTTTGAGATAGAATTAACTATCGAAAAGGGAAGAGGATATGTTTCTTCTGAAGAAAACACATTAGTTGATCAGGTTGCAGATTATATTGCCATTGATTCTATTTTTACTCCAATTAAAAACGTTAAATACAGCGTTGAAAATACAAGGGTAGAACAAAAGACTGACTATGAGCAATTAGTTTTAGACATTGAAACTGATGGTAGTATTCATCCTGAAGTGGCTTTAAAAGGTGCTGCTAATATTTTGATCAAACACTTTATGTTGTTTTCTGACCAAAATATGGTATTGGATGCTGGCGGATCTGATGAGCCAGAAGCTGTAGATGAGGAAATGTTGCATATGCGCAAATTGCTTAAAACAGCTTTAAATGACTTAGATCTTTCCGTAAGAGCATATAATTGCTTGAAAGCTGCTGATGTTAAAACTTTAGGTGATTTAGTTGCACTTGAAATTTCTGACATGATGAAATTTAGAAATTTCGGTAAGAAATCTTTAGCTGAATTGGAGCAATTAGTAGCTGATAAAGGTTTAACCTTTGGAATGGATTTATCCAAATACAAACTTGACGAAGAATAA
- the rplQ gene encoding 50S ribosomal protein L17: MRHGKKFNHLSRTASHRNAMLSNMAGSLILSKRITTTVAKAKALRKYVEPLLTKSKEDTTHNRRIVFSSLKNKEVLKELFDEVATKIANRPGGYTRIIKLGSRLGDDAEMALIELVDYNEMLLGGGEDKKEKKTTRRSRRGGGSKSASTKSDSSAKEAKETKEEAPKKEAKKEESPKTEAKGAEAPKAAAKKEEAPKAEKKETKSDDKSDEKKGDE, translated from the coding sequence ATGAGACACGGTAAGAAATTTAATCATTTAAGTAGAACTGCTTCCCATAGAAATGCGATGTTATCTAACATGGCAGGTTCTTTAATCCTTTCTAAAAGGATTACAACTACTGTTGCCAAAGCAAAAGCACTTAGGAAGTATGTTGAGCCTTTATTGACAAAATCAAAAGAGGATACTACTCACAATAGAAGGATTGTTTTCTCTTCTTTAAAAAATAAAGAAGTACTTAAAGAGCTTTTTGACGAAGTAGCTACTAAAATCGCTAACAGACCAGGTGGTTACACTAGAATCATCAAATTGGGATCTAGGCTAGGAGATGATGCTGAAATGGCATTAATTGAGTTAGTGGATTACAATGAGATGTTATTAGGTGGAGGAGAAGATAAAAAAGAGAAGAAGACTACCAGAAGAAGCCGTAGAGGTGGTGGTTCTAAATCTGCTTCTACTAAATCTGACAGCTCTGCTAAAGAAGCAAAAGAGACTAAGGAAGAAGCACCTAAGAAGGAAGCTAAGAAAGAGGAATCTCCTAAGACTGAAGCTAAAGGAGCAGAGGCACCTAAAGCTGCAGCAAAAAAGGAAGAAGCTCCAAAAGCAGAGAAAAAAGAAACAAAATCTGATGATAAGTCAGATGAGAAAAAGGGAGATGAATAG
- the carA gene encoding glutamine-hydrolyzing carbamoyl-phosphate synthase small subunit yields the protein MKYKNKNKAILLLEDGTVFHGKSIGFSGTKGGEICFNTGMTGYQEVYTDPSYYGQIMVNTNAHIGNYGVHPDESESDSPKVFGVVINSFSDDYSRGQAVDNLNNYLVKHEIPGICDVDTRKIVRHIRNKGAMNAIISSEILDIDELKKELAKVPSMEGLELSSYVTTKEPYEMGQDDGIKLAVMDYGIKSSILKQLIQRGFRCKVFPSSASFKETEEWNPQAYFLSNGPGDPGVMTDAINNSKQIIESDKPLFGICLGHQLIALANGIKTFKMHNGHRGLNQPVLNTESGRSEITSQNHGFSIVTEDVEKSSLVVATHLNLNDNTVEGLRMKDKKVFSVQYHPESSPGPHDSRYLFDQFISLIN from the coding sequence ATGAAGTATAAAAACAAAAACAAAGCAATATTACTTTTAGAAGACGGAACTGTCTTCCATGGCAAATCAATCGGTTTTTCAGGTACCAAAGGTGGTGAAATCTGTTTCAATACAGGGATGACAGGTTATCAAGAAGTGTATACTGATCCTTCTTATTATGGACAGATCATGGTGAATACCAATGCACACATTGGGAACTATGGTGTTCACCCTGATGAGTCAGAATCTGACAGTCCAAAGGTGTTTGGTGTTGTGATCAATTCGTTTTCAGATGATTACAGTAGAGGTCAAGCCGTAGATAATCTCAATAATTATCTTGTTAAGCATGAAATACCTGGGATTTGTGATGTGGATACTAGAAAAATTGTAAGACATATTCGAAACAAAGGTGCAATGAATGCCATCATTTCTTCTGAAATATTAGATATTGATGAGCTGAAGAAGGAATTAGCAAAAGTTCCTTCCATGGAAGGTCTAGAGCTTTCTTCCTATGTCACTACCAAAGAGCCTTACGAAATGGGACAGGATGATGGCATAAAACTAGCAGTGATGGACTACGGTATCAAAAGCAGTATATTAAAGCAATTGATACAGCGTGGTTTTAGATGTAAAGTTTTTCCTTCCAGCGCTTCTTTTAAAGAAACAGAGGAATGGAATCCACAAGCATACTTTTTGTCTAATGGTCCTGGTGATCCGGGGGTGATGACAGATGCTATAAATAATAGCAAGCAAATAATTGAAAGTGACAAGCCTCTGTTTGGTATTTGCCTTGGTCATCAGTTAATTGCATTGGCAAATGGGATTAAGACCTTCAAAATGCATAATGGACATAGAGGTTTGAATCAGCCAGTGTTGAATACAGAATCTGGGAGAAGTGAGATTACTTCTCAAAATCATGGGTTTAGTATCGTAACTGAAGATGTTGAAAAATCATCCTTAGTTGTAGCTACTCATTTAAATTTAAATGATAATACGGTAGAAGGACTAAGAATGAAAGATAAGAAAGTGTTTTCAGTACAATACCATCCGGAATCATCTCCAGGTCCTCATGATTCCCGATATTTATTCGACCAATTTATTTCACTAATCAACTAA